One window of the Leptospiraceae bacterium genome contains the following:
- a CDS encoding GGDEF domain-containing protein, which produces MKMISQKLQKTKLIIVLFSPLVLLFFSASFLFYILAIQPLKEVYKSEYSVFDLNKRIVLTMDLQKEREFLLHTTISNQSLFNEIKKNIYGNRNLNEQELLLTEELLQKINYIRNNPKDGISLYEVYRTYTDSISNIIRETKIYYKYKISDIELYRFLLGKTIFFIILENAYKEKEILFLLNFVQIPPEIKQRLFKEFLEAVELQKLYTIGMINISPEKFREKLIKIKNNNIIQNIRNQMIINGMQPIIYRDKEIQKIYNENIQSLLDFYQYHHDEILFYLKEKKNAAFRNFFILSFISLIPFALFLWSAYGVREYYKNIEMMAIKDPLTELYNIRYFRFIVQNKFKESKKTNNSLSLLLLDLDNFKQINDQYGHEVGDKVLWEFSEILRSYNHNFYVFRYGGDEFIILMPNTSKDKAIAFSKQLKEVINQKEIMIDSHNIIKIQFSMGIASYPEDVNDHHQLLRSADALLLLAKQAGKNIIQYI; this is translated from the coding sequence ATGAAAATGATATCGCAGAAATTGCAAAAAACCAAACTGATTATAGTTTTATTTTCACCGTTGGTTTTATTATTTTTCTCTGCTAGTTTTCTGTTTTATATTCTGGCAATTCAACCTTTAAAGGAAGTTTACAAATCTGAGTATTCTGTTTTTGATCTCAATAAACGTATTGTTCTGACAATGGATTTACAAAAAGAACGAGAGTTTCTTTTACATACGACTATCTCAAATCAATCTCTCTTTAATGAAATCAAAAAGAATATCTATGGAAATAGAAATTTAAATGAACAAGAATTACTATTAACTGAGGAATTACTCCAAAAGATCAATTATATTCGAAACAATCCAAAGGATGGTATTTCCTTATATGAAGTTTATAGAACCTATACCGATAGTATCAGCAACATCATCAGAGAAACAAAAATTTATTATAAATACAAAATAAGTGACATAGAGCTCTATCGTTTTCTATTAGGAAAAACCATTTTCTTCATTATTCTGGAAAATGCTTATAAAGAAAAAGAAATTTTATTTCTATTAAACTTTGTTCAAATTCCACCAGAAATCAAACAGAGATTATTCAAGGAATTCTTAGAGGCAGTTGAACTACAAAAATTGTATACCATAGGTATGATCAACATTTCACCAGAGAAATTTAGAGAAAAACTTATTAAAATCAAAAACAATAATATCATCCAAAACATACGTAACCAAATGATAATCAATGGAATGCAACCTATTATTTATAGAGACAAGGAAATCCAAAAAATTTATAATGAGAACATTCAATCTTTACTTGATTTTTACCAGTATCATCATGACGAGATTTTATTTTACCTAAAAGAAAAAAAGAATGCAGCTTTCAGGAATTTTTTTATTTTAAGTTTCATAAGTTTGATTCCTTTCGCTCTATTTCTCTGGTCTGCCTATGGAGTAAGGGAATACTATAAAAATATTGAGATGATGGCGATTAAAGATCCTTTGACAGAACTTTATAACATTCGATATTTTCGATTCATAGTTCAGAATAAATTCAAAGAATCAAAAAAAACCAATAATTCCTTGTCCCTATTGCTGTTAGATTTAGATAATTTTAAGCAAATCAATGATCAATATGGACATGAAGTTGGTGATAAAGTATTATGGGAATTTTCGGAAATTCTAAGATCATACAATCATAATTTCTACGTTTTTCGTTACGGCGGTGATGAGTTTATCATCCTTATGCCTAACACGTCAAAAGATAAAGCAATTGCCTTCTCAAAACAACTAAAAGAAGTTATCAACCAAAAAGAAATCATGATAGATTCCCATAACATCATAAAAATCCAATTTTCTATGGGAATTGCTTCATATCCAGAAGATGTTAACGATCACCATCAGTTGTTAAGATCCGCTGATGCTCTTCTTCTTCTGGCAAAGCAAGCTGGCAAAAACATCATACAATATATTTAA
- a CDS encoding STAS domain-containing protein, whose translation MNFETSEKNNHIIVALHGRIDVHMATELEAYLNDLIEKHPTKNLVLNLSDVEYMSSSGLRVFVSVMRQLKEKNRQLKLTNLSLPVKRVFEVVELMDMFHIYEDEADAIA comes from the coding sequence ATGAATTTTGAGACTTCTGAAAAGAACAATCATATCATTGTTGCCTTGCATGGAAGGATTGATGTGCATATGGCTACAGAATTAGAAGCTTATTTAAATGATTTGATTGAAAAGCACCCAACAAAAAATTTAGTTTTAAATTTGAGCGATGTTGAGTATATGTCTTCTTCTGGATTAAGGGTGTTTGTTTCCGTAATGAGGCAACTAAAAGAGAAAAATCGCCAGCTAAAACTTACCAATTTATCTTTGCCGGTCAAACGAGTATTTGAAGTAGTAGAGCTCATGGATATGTTTCATATTTATGAAGACGAAGCTGACGCAATAGCATAA
- a CDS encoding SpoIIE family protein phosphatase has protein sequence MELEKQTQISLKEILVSEHFIDIIEFFKKELSLALNIESAILFLINNENELFLLNNQKDVEDSEWTLINEFFRRQENILINYNSEIAKLHELKNSILIFNLAINENSNQIPLGVLFLRAKPNNLFYDTDLQTIKNVFDIFVKTVKNGLYKDGQIYIPLQNSLFMLMENSRLNYINQDLQKKFYSLLEVSNIINSSKKLEEMIQNVLESAAKVLRAESASLFLIDKQTGDLVFDIITGKSNLKGIRIPKGKGIAGKCAETQKSFIVNDVRSNPDFYQDVDKISHTTTRNLIACPLVVHNEVIGVIEVINTLDRSEFSQEDLELFRSFSDSVAIALQRRKLMDEIERTNIQLEQKVRELTTLHKIAQILVENQDIQVIARNVLNTIQNELKINRLSFVVYDYNFKKFHILANIGFQIHDWEISPKLIQFVFEKKIPFYIRNFDDIPELQPYITPERYQSKSAILIPLIKSNGSPFAVLCATEPHGKLHFENDDFRILLTIGSQVSKTYESIEYAGIQKEIEITARIQKNILPTDISKHHELEFFANTIPAKTTGGDFFDYYIESPYGDAYFVIADVSGKSLPAAIFMAVASSILRTVMRKEHDPSKILLHSNELLFEESESGMFVTVFLAKYNSKEGILEYATAGHNHMILVHEDGSYDLLNAKGFPLGVLKSTEIHYDKKTIPLKDGDILVLYTDGVTESTDNENQEYGIERLVRKVIEHRHLKSEEIIKKIYDDVVHYTNKDILDDDFTLLICKFSLRFKKNSFSLILPAKVESVPKLINEIYRILRRFQTSEDILNDILLACDEIATNIVSYAYKGLNVHKPIFKCKIRYQNKKIIITFIDKGKEYNFYNLQKPDIQKNLLGEKVGGFGIYLIHTLMDKVRYVHKDGVNFLTIIKQI, from the coding sequence ATGGAATTGGAAAAACAAACTCAAATCTCATTGAAAGAAATTTTAGTTTCTGAACATTTTATAGACATAATCGAATTTTTCAAAAAAGAACTTTCTTTAGCATTAAATATCGAAAGTGCAATTTTATTTTTAATCAATAACGAAAATGAGTTATTTTTATTGAATAACCAAAAAGATGTAGAAGATAGTGAATGGACACTGATTAATGAATTTTTTCGCAGGCAGGAAAATATTTTAATCAATTACAATAGCGAAATAGCAAAGCTGCATGAACTAAAAAATTCAATCTTGATTTTCAACCTTGCTATTAATGAAAATTCAAATCAAATCCCATTAGGAGTACTCTTCCTCAGAGCTAAGCCAAACAACCTTTTTTACGATACGGACCTACAAACCATCAAAAATGTTTTTGATATATTCGTAAAAACCGTCAAAAATGGTCTATATAAAGATGGTCAGATTTATATTCCCTTACAAAATTCTCTTTTCATGTTGATGGAAAACTCAAGGCTGAACTATATCAATCAGGATTTACAAAAAAAGTTTTATTCTCTGCTTGAGGTATCGAATATTATTAACTCTTCCAAAAAGTTGGAAGAAATGATACAAAATGTGTTAGAAAGTGCAGCGAAGGTATTACGAGCTGAGAGTGCGAGTTTATTTTTGATCGATAAGCAAACAGGAGATTTGGTTTTTGACATTATCACAGGGAAAAGCAACTTAAAAGGTATTCGTATTCCCAAAGGAAAAGGAATTGCAGGGAAATGCGCTGAGACCCAAAAATCTTTTATTGTGAATGATGTTAGGAGCAATCCTGATTTTTATCAGGATGTAGATAAAATCAGTCATACTACAACAAGAAATTTAATAGCATGTCCTTTGGTGGTTCATAACGAAGTGATTGGAGTGATTGAAGTCATCAACACACTGGATCGCTCAGAGTTTTCCCAAGAAGATTTAGAGCTATTCCGTAGTTTCTCGGACTCCGTAGCTATCGCACTACAAAGAAGAAAACTCATGGATGAGATTGAAAGAACCAATATCCAATTAGAACAAAAGGTTCGAGAATTAACAACCCTTCATAAAATAGCCCAAATTTTAGTGGAAAACCAAGATATTCAAGTTATTGCAAGAAATGTTTTAAATACAATCCAAAATGAGCTAAAAATCAATCGTCTTTCTTTTGTGGTATATGATTACAACTTCAAAAAGTTTCATATTTTAGCAAATATTGGATTCCAAATCCATGATTGGGAGATTTCACCAAAACTTATCCAATTTGTATTTGAAAAAAAGATCCCGTTCTACATAAGAAACTTTGATGACATTCCTGAACTCCAACCTTATATCACTCCTGAGAGGTATCAATCAAAATCAGCGATTTTGATTCCTTTAATCAAAAGTAATGGAAGTCCTTTTGCAGTTCTGTGTGCCACAGAACCTCATGGCAAACTTCATTTTGAAAATGATGATTTTCGTATCCTGCTTACAATAGGTTCTCAAGTATCGAAAACATATGAAAGTATTGAGTATGCAGGAATTCAAAAAGAAATAGAAATCACTGCAAGGATACAAAAAAATATTCTTCCCACAGATATATCTAAACATCACGAATTAGAGTTTTTTGCAAATACCATTCCAGCCAAAACAACTGGTGGCGATTTTTTTGATTATTACATTGAGTCCCCTTATGGCGATGCCTATTTTGTCATTGCCGATGTTTCTGGGAAATCTTTACCAGCAGCCATTTTTATGGCAGTAGCAAGTTCTATTTTGAGAACTGTGATGAGAAAAGAACATGATCCCTCGAAGATCTTACTCCATTCGAATGAATTACTTTTTGAAGAGTCAGAATCAGGAATGTTTGTCACAGTTTTTTTGGCGAAATATAACTCAAAGGAAGGGATTTTAGAATATGCCACTGCAGGTCATAATCATATGATTTTGGTTCACGAAGATGGAAGTTATGATTTACTCAATGCAAAAGGTTTTCCTTTAGGAGTTTTGAAATCAACAGAAATTCATTACGATAAAAAAACCATTCCTTTGAAAGATGGAGATATCCTTGTGCTCTACACAGATGGAGTAACAGAGTCTACTGATAATGAAAATCAAGAATATGGCATTGAAAGATTAGTTCGAAAAGTAATAGAACATCGTCATCTAAAGTCAGAGGAAATCATAAAGAAAATTTATGATGATGTAGTGCATTATACTAATAAAGATATTTTAGATGATGATTTTACTTTGCTCATTTGCAAGTTTTCCTTGAGGTTCAAAAAGAATTCTTTCTCGCTGATCTTACCTGCAAAAGTTGAAAGCGTCCCTAAATTGATTAATGAAATTTATCGAATCTTACGAAGATTCCAAACATCAGAAGATATACTCAACGATATTCTTTTGGCATGCGATGAAATCGCTACGAATATTGTTTCTTACGCCTATAAAGGACTAAACGTACATAAACCTATCTTCAAATGTAAAATCCGATACCAAAATAAAAAAATTATTATCACCTTCATCGATAAAGGAAAAGAATATAACTTTTACAATCTACAAAAGCCTGATATCCAAAAAAATCTTTTGGGCGAAAAAGTGGGTGGTTTCGGTATATACTTAATTCACACTTTAATGGACAAAGTTCGTTATGTGCACAAAGATGGAGTAAACTTCTTAACCATCATCAAGCAAATTTAA